In Saccharicrinis fermentans DSM 9555 = JCM 21142, a genomic segment contains:
- a CDS encoding IS701 family transposase, protein MYLSEFQHHFKNRTKSNFDKATQYVEGLALSDLKNIERITETLNADYHKMQHFITESNWDARAVIDQIANQVDQSLPNQKLKGLLIDESGWVKKGDKSIGVDHQYCGNVGKTANSQVAVFGCLCTDKYAALVDTRLYLPRSWCTNNARCETAGIPKEDRVFKTKPELATDIVKHQLEMGIEFDYVGGDGLYGNDLAFTRSVEDMGLVYMLDIHSDQKIHLEKPELHIPERKSNRGRPPKRPKASTPSVNANEYIETLTNKDWKKLDIRDSAKGKLKGLFHFKTVYIWDKVQNIVEKRLLVISKRKTKQGVEIKYSFTNAELAQYTHQALAYMQAQRFFIEHSFKEQKQIVGLDQFQTRKWLSWHHQVALNLMVGSFMLKEKLLNQDEVPLLSARDIMDFMVYKFYREMTDERMLEKLQQRHEKRQRDIDLCYSKQ, encoded by the coding sequence AAAAATAGAACAAAATCCAACTTCGACAAAGCTACTCAATACGTCGAAGGTCTAGCTTTAAGCGATTTGAAAAACATCGAACGCATCACTGAGACATTAAACGCAGACTACCATAAGATGCAGCATTTTATCACCGAATCCAATTGGGATGCAAGAGCTGTCATCGACCAAATAGCAAATCAGGTAGACCAATCACTCCCAAACCAAAAATTAAAAGGATTACTCATAGACGAAAGCGGATGGGTGAAAAAAGGTGACAAAAGCATTGGTGTTGATCACCAGTATTGCGGGAACGTTGGGAAGACTGCAAACTCGCAGGTTGCAGTTTTTGGTTGCTTGTGCACGGACAAATATGCAGCGTTGGTCGACACGAGACTGTACCTTCCAAGGTCATGGTGTACTAACAACGCCAGGTGTGAAACTGCTGGCATCCCCAAAGAGGACAGGGTTTTCAAGACAAAACCGGAGCTGGCTACAGATATTGTGAAGCACCAACTGGAAATGGGTATCGAGTTCGATTACGTTGGGGGGGATGGACTTTATGGCAATGACCTTGCGTTTACCCGTTCGGTTGAGGATATGGGTTTGGTGTACATGCTTGACATTCATAGCGATCAAAAAATCCACCTTGAAAAACCAGAACTACATATTCCAGAGCGAAAGAGCAATCGTGGGCGCCCACCCAAAAGGCCGAAGGCAAGCACCCCATCGGTAAACGCTAACGAATATATAGAAACGCTTACAAACAAGGACTGGAAAAAGCTTGACATTCGTGATTCTGCCAAGGGAAAGCTGAAGGGATTGTTCCATTTTAAGACAGTTTACATTTGGGATAAGGTTCAGAACATTGTTGAGAAACGGTTGCTGGTCATTTCGAAAAGAAAGACAAAGCAGGGAGTAGAAATAAAATATTCGTTCACTAACGCAGAACTTGCTCAATACACGCATCAGGCGCTGGCATACATGCAGGCACAACGCTTTTTCATTGAGCATAGCTTCAAAGAGCAAAAACAGATAGTAGGCTTGGATCAGTTCCAAACCCGCAAATGGCTGTCATGGCATCACCAAGTAGCCCTCAACTTAATGGTGGGCAGCTTTATGCTGAAAGAAAAACTATTGAATCAAGACGAAGTCCCATTGTTGTCGGCAAGAGACATTATGGATTTTATGGTATACAAATTTTATCGTGAAATGACCGATGAACGGATGCTGGAAAAACTGCAGCAGCGACATGAAAAGCGACAGCGTGACATAGACCTCTGTTATTCAAAGCAATAA